A genomic region of Anopheles coustani chromosome 3, idAnoCousDA_361_x.2, whole genome shotgun sequence contains the following coding sequences:
- the LOC131261433 gene encoding transcription factor E2f1: MYAKQGHATGGKTATAAGGRQNIKVEYLNGRGTGSASDGPLSGGRRAGGSGGPVYSSRKASVVSNGSDVSNEDYEEVKPDLQVSSHLLDHGYGCGVTSSFSVGSQQNAASQQQSSARHQQLLSAQERGGHQQYNGSSGSSSTSSSSTSTGSSRINYINGRGSHHHNTPTTTTMPSSSSSSTPSRSNGKQQQQHHQQQQPTSRQAAVDPPITNFFRAIKRSSQPSSISPTPAKIAKSSNGTGSIKTTPHSTCSTPTSSISSSSSKKRYSDRTRYDTSLGLLTKKFIDLLNASPDGVVDLNIASTRLKVQKRRIYDITNVLEGIGMLEKKSKNNIQWKCGNSLCNIDRNARIQRERYRLQQKENLLDEMIVELRTATNDDMLRTKHGYFTCQDLNSMEMFREQTIVVIKAPPEAKLMWPDVKTPQEILLKSEKGEIDVFICPTEPVGTVNSPAVIAGDPLLENFEPILSPFQRADKTSSPNRGASKRSSPYAAQRNLNHALYDEDCDEKTDQEESTGIHSVMATLFGSAAPTDGQKVVVHTERYDSLLNGDKSHRNDGEEDDDDEDDDDDEQTEAEGCYSNPRRTVHAGGGMHFNASQKPTTTTTTTMVNGAMVASGERVKSEHVPDNSSNSNGRSAMHTTTMGTFVGSSGNAMLGQGVSSGGGAGGSGVMGNGSVGVNHNNNINGGGKLMPEEITNVNASLSDSKLSPNLFQFDFPISGLSALKTPSAKSSPENLQRYGIPDFDSMHDLDIFLPLEPTADYNLSMNESEGVFDLFDFN; encoded by the exons ATGTACGCAAAGCAGGGCCATGCgacgggtggaaaaactgctactgctgctggtggcagGCAGAACATAAAAGTGGAGTACCTCAATGGCAGGGGTACTGGGAGTGCCAGTGATGGCCCACTCAGCGGGGGTCGAAGAGCCGGTGGTAGTGGGGGGCCCGTCTACAGCAGCCGGAAGGCGTCAGTGGTCAGCAACGGCAGTGACGTATCGAACGAGGACTACGAGGAAGTGAAACCGGATCTGCAGGTCAGCTCGCACCTGCTAGATCATGGGTACGGGTGCGGAGTAACCTCCTCATTTTCCGTCGGTTCACAGCAGAATGCTGCATCGCAGCAGCAGTCGAGCGCTAGACATCAGCAGCTGTTGTCCGCGCAGGAGCGAGGTGGCCATCAACAATACAACGGAAGTAGCGGCAGCAGTAGTACCAGCAGTAGTAGTACTAGCACCGGTAGCAGTAGAATCAATTACATCAATGGAAGAGGTAGCCATCACCACAATACGCCTACTACGACCACTatgccatcgtcgtcgtcgtcttcgacGCCTTCACGGAGCAACGgaaagcaacagcagcagcatcaccaacagcaacagcctACTAGTAGGCAGGCAGCTGTCGATCCTCCGATAACAAACTTTTTCAGG GCCATCAAACGATCTTCACAACCGTCGAGCATATCTCCCACACCGGCCAAAATTGCCAAAAGTAGCAATGGCACTGGCAGCATCAAGACGACACCACACTCTACCTGTTCGACCCCGACGTCCTCGATATCGTCCTCGTCATCCAAAAAGCGTTACTCGGATCGAACTAG GTACGATACGTCGCTCGGGCTGTTGACGAAAAAGTTCATCGATTTGTTAAATGCATCGCCGGACGGCGTGGTCGATCTTAATATTGCGTCCACGCGGTTGAAGGTGCAAAAGCGGCGCATCTACGACATTACCAACGTGCTCGAGGGCATCGGGATGCTGGAGAAGAAGTCGAAGAACAACATCCAGTGGAAGTGCGGCAATTCGTTGTGCAATATCGACCGGAACGCGCGGATACAGCGTGAACGCTATCGGCTGCAGCAGAAAGAGAACCTGCTCGATGAGATGATTGTAGAGCTGCGGACGGCCACGAACGATGACATGCTGCGCACCAAGCACGGCTACTTTACCTGCCAGGATCTGAACtcgatggaaatgttccgcgaACAGACGATCGTCGTGATCAAGGCACCACCAGAGGCTAAACTAATG TGGCCGGATGTGAAAACGCCACAGGAAATCTTACTCAAGTCGGAAAAGGGTGAAATTGATGTCTTCATCTGTCCGACGGAGCCGGTCGGAACTGTCAACAGTCCGGCGGTGATTGCCGGTGATCCGTTGTTGGAGAATTTCGAACCCATCCTGTCGCCATTCCAGCGCGCAGATAAAACGTCCAGCCCGAATC GAGGAGCGTCGAAGCGATCGTCTCCTTACGCAGCCCAACGTAACCTCAACCACGCTTTGTACGATGAAGATTGCGATGAAAAAACGGATCAAGAGGAATCGACGGGTATACATTCGGTAATGGCGACGCTGTTCGGATCGGCCGCACCAACCGATGGGCAGAAGGTTGTGGTACACACCGAACGGTACGACTCGCTGCTCAATGGGGACAAGAGCCACCGCAACGACGGCGAggaagatgacgatgacgaagacgacgacgatgacgaacaAACCGAAGCTGAGGGTTGCTACTCGAACCCAAGGCGTACGGTTCATGCCGGCGGCGGGATGCATTTCAATGCTAGTCAAaaaccaacgacgacgacgacgacgacgatggtcaATGGTGCGATGGTGGCGTCTGGCGAGAGAGTTAAATCCGAACATGTGCCTGATAATAGTAGTAATAGTAACGGTAGAAGCGCCATGCACACCACGACCATGGGAACGTTTGTCGGCAGCAGCGGTAATGCGATGCTGGGTCAGGGTGTATCGTCcggtggtggtgccggtggTAGTGGCGTGATGGGCAACGGCAGCGTGGGGGTTAATCACAACAACAATATCAACGGCGGCGGCAAGCTGATGCCGGAGGAGATCACGAACGTGAACGCGTCCCTGTCGGATAGCAAGCTGAGTCCGAACCTGTTCCAGTTCGATTTCCCCATCAGTGGTCTGTCCGCGCTCAAGACACCGAGTGCCAAGTCGTCCCCGGAGAATCTTCAGCGGTACGGAATTCCGGACTTTGACTCAATGCACG aTCTGGATATTTTCCTACCGTTGGAACCGACTGCCGACTACAACCTGTCGATGAACGAATCGGAGGGTGTCTTCGATCTGTTCGACTTTAACTGA
- the LOC131272635 gene encoding mucin-2-like: protein MDESGSSSNDHHQATANGGSDGYAYKNEISLSIGDDDQTSRTNSTAVPTPSPRHVEVPMPAAANGDERETTNEYAALNRSSPGGKSNGLDNPAFELEKEKRPLSSFGHANEKSLGAMSTNGKTPGEKPLAEAVNLELLNMSLKPTTNGSHQNGGTNGTASTALPVKKDTEVDLGDPYDEYFVPVNEHRKFMSVSFQKPRHGHAVYGRHGRGVDYTGHSVNEPAAGTMDYKQWSKITRGEKLYVTKDKREKKRKNWPFWLLGLAVLLAVIIVAILAGSGVIFNDGPTPVESRKFGETVVSAGVFGGKSRPGNASTTSTTSTSTDYPTTPSPPSSTVPPVPPSTEEITVYVPNTLEGQITLTNAEFLDDYRNPNSSAYKSLAMELEEEIKDTLSTPDARGPIYVKILNMKPGSVVVDYRVSWEANTMEMSEDTMKHRLSNYLQQNGNYLSQYIVPSNTIRVARLPDLCMMRNSGKNCEYGCTFDAKIGDFMCTCPRGMLLNDEDGRTCYSPVPAINGDEPADEEPKSEPEPEPASEPEAEPKAEPEPASEPEAEPKAEPEPASEPEAEPKAEPEPASEPEAEPKAEPEPASEPEAEPKAEPEPASEPEAEPKAEPEPASEPEAEPKAEPEPGSEPEPASEPEPSSEPEPSSEPEPSSEPEPSSEPEPASEPEPASEPEPASEPEPASEPAAEPTSEATPEPVSKPEPSGKLVTETTSEPEPSSEPEPTSEPEPSSKLNSEPTAEPEPTSEPEPASEPQAEPKAEPEPSSEPEPASEPAPTSEPEPTSEPKPTSEPQPEPSAEPEPAAEPKAEPEPSADSDSLSTSTEGKMELSSTTGNSQLKSTTERETTVQTTPLLSHSSTTDDSQLPDFMFLDQDSMLKHSSTTENSVPKVVSVTEQQVVSDTPAPVTETIVDDTPMPSTSSFFVPPKPTNAPDSKPTSTDAFQGRALPSNITAEPGSELYATSSPISLEQWRSSTSFATSTESLAREQGSDETNPFLPSIESSSARNNGASYAVTETVVEAETVAPILAGHNESPFLPDAENNASLVNILHLGLDRHEGDFEAQSPGFMDVQPLGKDSDRNEYKKQLNTHVTETIYITTTIRAPVPVVTESLEELLSVASSRNIVEQTTNSGEDFITSTERESILGEPTTVMDKVSSVKEEVAFDDNASTATSTTTTATTSSTRAEVVPETTSSTTAKTAENTTSTLAAKEGDVDRSTEPIPITTISVSEMVTTTTESEEEKTTLKLDTTEALRTVAESTTGSSFTSTSTSSSTTTSNGTSTSSSTSTSSSTSTTTSTTALPPVVTESLERITAIEKDLLKENDLIDDSDNILDNELRVIPLERRKEPGPTSTTTSPTATLAEGSTTEANSAAASSSLIPTTTTGHFLDETTFHLIRSERSNGTSLIGSRFSDVNEGQAPASVAPTTERTEESKDRLETLVLERAAAASMFTKCAVGQFECINGTSIKDGSSCIQKSEQCDSVSHCSDNSDEQDCERLGCPGHFQCRDGVCLARLHVCDGIAHCHDGSDEQNCGEWQCNFDEISCNPATGNGPCLPALWKCDGLEQCANGFDESNCPDTCTNDEYFCAGQRKCIPEAWRCDGAIDCSDGEDERLCDCPLDSFKCNTGGCVSGAFVCDGHPQCPDQSDEWNCYQLDTEGGTLRVKRNSSEPLAVCGDGWNGKLADLVCAELGYAGARKILFTRVANTTLVDSMYRATEKDRLEFEPIHSMECNRGLEMFCEEYSCRKDSVNPFGVRISGGTPSEPNQLPALALAFSNNAAIKCTANIVSPRWALASYTCIMGKTEFVNNRNNGDMTWKLFAGKEQFNSSLEENAFRSADASYQIVDIKRVVPYPQSKYKQFMYTGDVALLELSSPLKLNKAVGSVCMAEAASISSEQRCVTAGWGSDLENTATATQYLKVLPVPTVPTERCNSSMHYNGALPQDAICAGYLNSNQTTCYNDEGAPLMCFNVDSDQWQLEGILSYHGNCGKRPHPAIYNSITSNISTWIRRTVGNGLMFEQAAITVSPLSGDESTTTATLFASSSSSSSFTVENSSSTTTVTPDVSNSSTTMAPTASSVVVR from the exons ATGGACGAGTCCGGTTCGTCCAGCAACGACCACCATCAAGCCACGGCCAACGGTGGGAGCGACGGGTACGCGTACAAGAATGAAATATCCCTCTCGATCGGCGACGACGATCAAACCTCGCGTACGAACAGTACGGCCGTACCGACGCCCTCGCCCCGCCACGTCGAGGTCCCGATGCCGGCGGCGGCCAACGGCGATGAGCGCGAGACGACCAACGAGTACGCCGCGCTGAACCGTTCCTCGCCGGGCGGTAAATCGAACGGCCTGGACAACCCTGCCTTCGAGCTGGAGAAGGAGAAGCGACCACTCAGCTCGTTTGGACACGCGAACGAGAAGTCGCTCGGGGCGATGTCGACCAACGGGAAGACGCCGGGCGAGAAGCCGCTTGCCGAGGCGGTTAACCTGGAGCTGCTGAACATGTCGCTGAAACCGACAACCAACGGGTCGCATCAGAACGGTGGCACGAACGGTACCGCCAGCACGGCCCTGCCGGTCAAGAAGGATACCGAGGTAGACCTCGGCGATCCGTACGATGAGTACTTTGTGCCGGTCAACGAGCACCGGAAGTTCATGAG TGTCTCCTTCCAAAAGCCACGCCACGGTCACGCCGTGTACGGACGCCATGGGCGCGGTGTCGACTACACCGGACATTCGGTCAATGAGCCCGCCGCCGGAACGATGGACTATAAACAGTGGAGCAAAATCACGAG GGGTGAAAAGCTGTACGTCACGAAAGATAAGCGAGAAAAGAAGCGGAAAAACTGGCCGTTCTGGTTGCTAGGACTAGCGGTGCTGCTGGCGGTGATTATCGTCGCAATCTTGGCCGGTTCCGGTGTGATCTTTAACGACGGTCCGACACCTGTCGAGTCGCGCAAGTTTGGTGAAACGGTAGTGTCAGCCGGCGTGTTTGGCGGTAAATCTAGGCCAGGCAATGCGAGCACGACTTCGACGACTAGCACTAGCACGGACTATCCGACGACGCCGTCTCCACCGAGTTCAACCGTGCCACCGGTTCCGCCGTCTACGGAGGAGATAACCGTCTACGTGCCTAACACGCTCGAGGGACAAATTACACTGACCAATGCTGAATTCCTGGACGATTACCGCAACCCGAACAGTTCGGCCTACAAATCGTTGGCCATGGAGCTGGAGGAGGAGATCAAGGATACACTTAGCACTCCCGATGCACGCGGGCCGATCTACGTTAAGATTTTGAACATGAA GCCAGGTTCAGTGGTTGTCGACTATCGCGTCAGCTGGGAGGCGAATACGATGGAAATGTCCGAGGACACAATGAAGCACCGGTTGAGCAACTATCTGCAGCAGAACGGAAACTACCTATCCCAGTACATTGTGCCGTCGAATACGATTCGCGTGGCACGACTGCCGGATCTTTGCATGATGAGAAATTCTGGAAAGAA CTGTGAATATGGTTGTACATTCGATGCCAAGATTGGCGATTTTATGTGCACTTGTCCACGAGGAATGCTGCTCAATGATGAGGATGGCCGTACCTGCTACAGCCCGGTACCTGCAATCAATGGAGATGAACCAGCAGATGAAGAACCAAAGAGCGAACCAGAACCGGAACCAGCTAGTGAACCGGAGGCCGAACCAAAGGCTGAGCCTGAACCTGCTAGTGAACCGGAGGCTGAGCCGAAGGCCGAACCTGAACCAGCTAGTGAACCGGAGGCCGAACCAAAGGCTGAGCCTGAACCTGCTAGTGAACCAGAGGCCGAGCCGAAGGCCGAACCTGAACCAGCTAGTGAACCGGAAGCTGAGCCGAAGGCCGAACCTGAACCAGCTAGTGAACCGGAGGCCGAACCAAAGGCTGAACCTGAACCTGCTAGTGAACCGGAGGCCGAACCAAAGGCGGAACCTGAACCAGGCAGCGAGCCCGAACCAGCTAGCGAGCCGGAGCCTTCTAGTGAGCCAGAGCCTTCTAGTGAACCAGAGCCTTCTAGTGAACCAGAACCTTCTAGTGAACCAGAACCTGCTAGTGAACCAGAACCTGCTAGTGAGCCTGAGCCTGCCAGTGAACCGGAACCTGCTAGCGAACCAGCTGCAGAACCTACAAGCGAAGCAACTCCGGAGCCCGTCAGTAAGCCGGAACCCTCTGGAAAACTAGTCACAGAAACTACTAGTGAACCTGAGCCTTCTAGTGAACCTGAGCCAACTAGTGAACCAGAGCCTTCAAGTAAATTGAACTCAGAGCCGACCGCTGAACCAGAGCCAACCAGCGAACCTGAGCCTGCGAGTGAACCACAGGCTGAACCGAAGGCCGAACCGGAGCCCTCCAGCGAACCGGAACCTGCAAGCGAACCAGCACCTACGAGCGAGCCTGAACCCACCAGCGAACCAA AGCCTACCTCAGAGCCTCAGCCGGAACCGTCCGCTGAACCTGAACCAGCTGCTGAGCCAAAGGCAGAACCAGAGCCCTCTGCAGATTCTGATTCATTGTCTACATCGACGGAAGGCAAGATGGAACTCTCAAGCACGACTGGAAACTCTCAGCTGAAG AGTACCACGGAACGAGAAACAACCGTTCAAACCACCCCACTTCTGAGTCATTCTTCTACTACGGATGATTCGCAACTGCCGGACTTTATGTTCCTAGACCAGGACTCCATGCTGAAGCACTCCAGTACTACGGAAAACTCAGTCCCAAAGGTCGTATCAGTGACGGAGCAACAGGTGGTCAGTGACACTCCCGCTCCAGTAACGGAAACGATTGTTGACGATACCCCTATGCCGTCGACCTCGAGTTTCTTCGTACCACCGAAACCGACAAACGCGCCTGACTCAAAGCCGACATCGACCGATGCCTTCCAGGGACGCGCCCTACCGTCGAACATAACGGCTGAACCAGGAAGTGAGCTGTACGCAACATCTAGCCCGATCTCGTTGGAGCAATGGCGTTCTTCGACCAGCTTTGCCACATCAACAGAATCGCTGGCAAGGGAGCAAGGATCGGACGAGACAAATCCTTTCCTTCCGTCGATTGAATCATCCAGCGCCCGTAACAACGGCGCGTCATACGCCGTCACGGAAACTGTCGTTGAGGCAGAAACGGTTGCGCCCATTCTGGCGGGACACAACGAGTCTCCCTTCCTACCGGACGCGGAGAACAATGCCAGCCTGGTGAATATCCTACACTTGGGACTCGATCGTCACGAGGGTGATTTCGAGGCACAGAGCCCCGGGTTCATGGATGTCCAACCGCTAGGAAAAGACAGCGATCGGAACGAGTACAAGAAACAGTTGAACACGCACGTCACGGAGACGATCTACATCACAACGACCATTCGTGCCCCAGTACCGGTGGTGACGGAGTCACTGGAGGAACTCCTCTCGGTGGCCAGTTCGAGAAACATCGTCGAACAAACGACAAACAGTGGCGAGGACTTCATCACGAGCACGGAACGAGAAAGCATCCTAGGTGAACCGACAACTGTCATGGATAAAGTTTCATCGGTGAAGGAAGAGGTTGCGTTCGACGATAACGCTTCAACGGCTACaagtacaacaacaacagcgacAACGTCTTCGACGAGGGCGGAAGTAGTTCCGGAAACTACGAGTTCTACGACTGCAAAGACGGCTGAAAATACTACTTCAACTCTTGCGGCAAAGGAGGGCGATGTTGATAGAAGCACCGAACCCATTCCAATAACCACAATCAGCGTAAGTGAGATGGTCACCACAACTACGGAAAGTGAAGAGGAGAAAACGACTTTGAAGCTGGACACAACGGAAGCGTTACGAACTGTGGCTGAATCTACCACAGGAAGTAGCTTTACGAGTACCAGTACTAGTTCTAGTACAACGACTAGCAATGGTACGAGTACGAGTTCAAGTACAAGTACCTCGTCCTCAACCTCCACAACAACCAGCACTACTGCATTGCCTCCAGTGGTAACGGAAAGTCTGGAACGCATTACCGCCATCGAAAAGGATCTCCTAAAAGAGAACGATCTGATAGACGACAGCGATAACATTCTGGACAATGAACTCCGAGTTATACCATTGGAACGTCGGAAGGAGCCGGGTCCAACGAGCACAACCACATCGCCAACGGCAACACTGGCAGAAGGATCCACTACCGAAGCGAACAGTGCCGCCGCCAGCAGCAGTCTCATCCCAACCACGACGACCGGTCATTTTTTAGACGAAACGACGTTTCATTTGATTAGATCAGAGCGATCGAATGGAACGTCGTTAATCGGAAGCCGCTTTTCTGATGTGAACGAAGGCCAGGCGCCGGCCAGCGTGGCGCCAACAACGGAACGGACGGAGGAGAGTAAGGACAGGCTGGAGACGCTGGTGCTGGAGCGGGCGGCCGCGGCCTCTATGTTCACCAAGTGTGCCGTCGGTCAGTTCGAGTGTATCAACGGTACGTCGATCAAGGACGGTAGCTCGTGCATTCAGAAGTCGGAACAATGTGACTCCGTGTCGCACTGTTCGGATAACTCCGACGAGCAGGACTGCGAACGGCTTGGTTGTCCGGGTCACTTCCAGTGTCGCGATGGCGTGTGCCTAGCGCGGCTGCACGTTTGCGATGGCATTGCCCACTGTCACGATGGTTCGGACGAGCAGAATTGTGGTGAGTGGCAGTGTAACTTCGATGAGATCTCGTGCAATCCGGCCACCGGCAACGGACCGTGTCTGCCGGCGCTATGGAAGTGTGACGGGTTGGAGCAGTGTGCGAACGGGTTCGACGAGAGCAACTGCCCGGACACCTGTACGAACGACGAATACTTCTGTGCCGGCCAGCGGAAGTGCATCCCGGAGGCATGGCGCTGCGATGGTGCGATCGATTGTAGCGACGGTGAGGACGAACGGTTGTGCGATTGTCCGCTCGATAGCTTCAAGTGCAACACCGGGGGCTGTGTTTCCGGTGCGTTCGTCTGCGACGGACATCCACAGTGTCCGGATCAGTCGGACGAGTGGAACTGCTACCAGCTCGATACGGAGGGTGGAACGCTAAGGGTGAAGCGTAATTCCTCGGAACCACTCGCCGTCTGCGGAGACGGATGGAACGGCAAGCTGGCGGATCTGGTTTGTGCCGAACTGGGCTATGCGGGCGCACGGAAGATTCTTTTCACGCGGGTTGCCAACACGACCCTGGTGGACAGCATGTACCGTGCTACGGAGAAAGATCGGCTCGAGTTTGAACCGATCCATTCGATGGAATGCAATCGTGggttggaaatgttctgcgaAGAATATA GTTGCCGAAAAGATAGTGTTAACCCCTTCGGTGTGCGAATTAGCGGTGGAACTCCTTCAGAACCTAACCAGCTGCCGGCCTTGGCATTGGCATTCAGCAATAACGCTGCAATCAAGTGTACGGCCAACATAG TTTCTCCCCGGTGGGCACTGGCCAGCTACACCTGCATCATGGGCAAGACCGAGTTTGTCAACAATCGTAACAACGGTGACATGACGTGGAAGCTGTTTGCCGGCAAGGAACAATTCAATTCGTCACTAGAAGAGAATGCCTTCCGGAGTGCGGATGCATCCTACCAGATTGTGGACATTAAGCGGGTGGTGCCGTATCCTCAG TCGAAATACAAACAATTTATGTACACCGGTGATGTGGCCCTGCTGGAGTTATCCAGTCCACTGAAGCTGAACAAAGCGGTGGGCAGCGTTTGTATGGCGGAGGCGGCCAGTATCAGCTCCGAGCAGCGGTGTGTCACGGCCGGCTGGGGCTCGGATCTTGAGAATACCGCCACCGCGACACAGTATCTGAAGGTTCTACCCGTACCGACGGTACCGACCGAGCGGTGCAACTCCTCGATGCACTATAACGGTGCCCTGCCTCAGGATGCCATCTGTGCCGGTTATCTTAACAGCAACCAAACGACATGCTAC AACGACGAAGGTGCTCCGCTGATGTGCTTCAACGTCGATTCCGACCAGTGGCAGCTGGAGGGTATTCTCAGTTACCATGGCAACTGTGGCAAGCGGCCACATCCGGCCATCTACAATTCAATTACCTCAAACATATCCACCTGGATTCGCCGCACCGTCGGCAATGGTCTGATGTTTGAACAGGCCGCCATCACCGTATCGCCGCTGTCGGGCGACGAATCGACCACGACGGCAACACTGTTCGCCTCCTcctcatcatcttcttctttcaCGGTGGAAAACAGTTCTTCTACCACCACCGTGACACCCGATGTATCGAACAGCAGCACTACAATGGCACCGACGGCGTCCTCGGTAGTAGTTCGGTAA